The genomic window ctgtgctcctaagaaagtccaaccccaggatacaagggtcctgcacagccgccacccacacaggatgacgcacagtcctgccccctactgtcagagtcattattcccttccctttcatgggtgccagctcccctgtgactgtgcggagctgcacagttgtaggctcacactgagtccaacctggcacaatatctggcctcaccagggttactgtggacccagtgtccaccagggcggagcagggcaccccctccacagtgacagggacatgacaaaagtccccaacacaggtccggcccaccacaacaacaggctccctccgcttaccctcgtctgcttctgggggaagtggagccttgcttccccgtctgtgccggtgggctcctcctgaagatgatggtggttgggatagaaagccaggggtccgcactacccggtctatgcggaccccgagccgtttccctgagctctgggggacatggggcaatctcggcgcagatggcctggctggccacaaccccagcagaccctgggaccagggcttgtgtttcgtgccgcctgtagcgacacagcccgaatgagttctgtcagttcggccacccaagcaggcttttccggctccgggctgctctgcccccagctcgcacagagggtgtgtctccctgcacccccaccaaagccccagctgaagccccagcccacaccagctccctctccaaagccatctccaaggctgtctgcaatgactcaggatgagccagctgggtctgtatgcgcagctccgtaggggagagcgcctgtatgaactggtcccgtgctagctcgctctgcacggaggggggcatgtgagcatatgcccgccgagagaggctctcaatgtcattagctagcacccgtagaggctctccaggctgcctgcgtctattcctcagttcggagcgcagtagcccgggctgtacacactgtccatagcgcctcctcagtgctcccactagagcaccataatcatgcctgtcctcggggctaatcaatatcaaacaggacagagcttcatccgtgaggcataaagccaactgcagtgccctttcttcatccgaccaccccctaaaatgagctaacagttcaaactgagcatgaaaagcttcccaatccgccttaccggaatacttcggggtcttaacagatacggacgcagcagGGAACTGGGcaccgccatgtttgtttacatcctgagccccagattcctcgtcaggccgcgtcgacgtcgccacttcggttcgcccaccagaatccgcgcgaaatacactcgacgaagcactcatgcccgcttcagccaccatcactccaacgtcctccctcaagcggcctctgcgctccgacgccctggcgatctcctcagacagaacccccgacgtccattcacacgcacctccttggccataatcgtcccctacctccaccttcactttcggattccctcgaagcattttcaatccccgttctcacctacggtagctagccacataagtcagctagctagctggctaacttgtatcaacgtttttacttctgacaccaatgtaatgacctgactagatcataaatgaacaattgtccagacagaggcctgagcttgcgaattgacggtttattgaaccaactttacacaggctactgtttgggccgtagcacacgccaaatagataacccacaatccaaccgtgaccttctcttgtgaagcccagatgtaagagagagagaacaaaggctgaacctggtcttaacttccaatgcccaaccccccctccacgccactccgccaaccaccaggatgcccggcatcagaacattccaggcattcccgtgattggcagatagcaggttgattgacatgtcggaccccgcgaacaccgggtactggtcagtacaacacaaccacctcctagcctagcacataacacacagctgtctgtgcgggtcgctacaatacttATGTATTGATTAGTACCGTTTTTTTCTTCTTATGTTTGGGTTCCCTGTGTTGCCAATCTGAAATGTGAGAGATATGGTAGCCTAATCTTTGGCATGTTTTAATCATTTACACTATTTATCGTCCAGGGGTGTAACGCTTGTTTCGGGCCGCAGATGGAGCCGGTCGCTGTAGCGGTCtcttcccgttctctctctctccacagcggTTCTCTCACTAGCCTGCCGAGGCAGCCGAATGACACAGACACCAGATAAACGGAATATATTTTAAACGTTATCCGGGTGAGCGAGTTATAAAGCATATGGTATGAAACACCAAGAAGCGGGGGGtgtaattgtattatttttatttaacattttgaTAGTTTAATTCGTTGATCCGTTAGCATAGAAGCTAACGTCGGCTAACGTTCGCTCCAGTCAAGCTAGCCTGGGGGTGTCATGGCAACAGGCACAACGAGTGGCTGTTCACACAGAGTGGAAACAGGAACACATCACTTCCTGTTTTTAGGGAAAGGTTGACAATTATATGATGAAAATGTATCTATGAGATAAGATGAGGATGTATACCTTTTTACAAAAGTTTTTAGTATGTTGGCTATTTAGAATTGTATATGAGTATCCAAGTCAGCTGAATAAGAGAGAGACAACTGAAAACTGTATTGAAGAGAGAAGCCCCTGATAAATTATTTTAAATCTTCAATGTTTCAGACTCCATTCATTCTTCTCACCATACCCTGTCCAGGTCCCAAGGtttaatagggtacactactagACCATGTGTGTTGTGGTTTTTCACTGAGTTaacatttgtaagtcgctctggataagagcgtctgctaaatgacttaaatgtaaatgtaagagggTACTACGCTTTGCCATTGCAGAGCTAGTAGTGAATGTTGCATTATGTGAGTACCATAAATTATTACGTTTTTTTGGTCACTTTACCCAAAAAATGGTGGGACACAGACCACCATAATACATTGTATACAACTACCATGCTTTCATGTTTCACCACATGCTGCTAGTACAAAACCATGGTGTTTTTTTCATCGCAGTACCATGGTTCATtttaccatggtagctaatagcatgttaaaaaaatgtttttggggtCTCTACCATGGCAGTAAAATACCATggtattttcctgctgtagtagTACAATGAAAAAACTACCATGGTACGATCATGTTTTTTTTGGTCACTACCTTGGCAGGAAAATTCCATGGCATTTGCACCAATATCAATGTATTTTCCTGCCATGGTAGTGACCCAAAAACCATAATAGTAACGTTACCatggtattttttattttattttactaccATGCTACATTTTCGTAAGGGACCAACTTTGCCACGATTCATGTACAGTGAAGTAAtacaaataaatgtgatttttaGAGGCTCTCTCAATGATTGATTGCATAATGTACCCAAAATATTTCAGCTTGTGAGTGTGTGATATGGGGGTTGGAGCTATGTTTTACTTCTAAACAATGGCAACAGCGCCATGTTGATCTGAGCCTTGCTGTCGAAAAACCATATTAGTGTCCGACTTTCATCAGTTGCAGAAACACGCCCTCTGAATTCACCTTCCTCAACTTTCGTTTTCACTCGGTTGTTTTCGTTTTCAGTCGGTTGTTTTCGCCATTACGTCGATGCACGGCGCGGCCCATCGACGACGTATGGACAACGTACACAATGGGCGTTTCACGTCTCCTGAAAAGTATCTCTGAGAAAACTACAATCAGTTCTCAAACTACAAACTGGTCCTTGTGGGTCCTTCTATAACGGAGTAGTTTATCGCTGACGATTTATAGAAATGTAAAATATTGAATGAAAATAAAGCAAATACACGTTAAACAAGACTCGGTCTTCAAAAAGTGATGGTTTTATGTAATACTTGGTGTGATTATTGTTATTTAATGGAATGGTTTTGTCCTTAGTTGAGACTTTAATTAGACGAACCGCTTCAGGCAATGAGGAAGACACATGCCCGCTTCCTTTTCCGCCACACAGTTTAAACTGGCAGTTGTTATTGTTGTGGAGGTCTGGGATTGAAGTTTTTGCAGATGGATTTTCCCGATCCTTCGTGTTATTCAGGCAAATAAGACAACTATAAGCCATTTACATGTAGCACTTCTTATCACACGTACAGTGTAGTGTTCATTTAGTAAAACGGGCGAAACGCGGGTGTAAAGTCTACCGAGATGTCTCTGCcaccggagaaagcatctgaACTAAAGCAGATCATACACAACCATCTGATCAAGGTAGCTAGTTACCGAAGCATTTAAAATGATCATTACCAATCTGATAGCTATGAAGtctttaaaactcgttttttcaaccactccacaaatgtcttgttaacaaactattgtttcagcaagtcggttaggacgtctactttgtgcatgacacaagtcatgcACAGATTGATTCACTGTATCTAGCTATGTACAGGGAAACACTTCTAGTTAAAGAGAGACTGTTTTAAGATTTAGTGACTAGTAGTAACGTGTGTTTTGTCAGATGAACATCCATAGGAAGATCAGGGATGTGTTGGCGGAGACCGTGAGAGAGGATCTAGACCCTGGACATAGCTCTCTGTCTGAGGAGGACTTCCTCCGGGCTCTGCAACGCAGGGGAATCGTAGACGATGTCATGAAGGATCTTCATTTCTCCAAGGTGAGTTGTGGGAAATCCTCCGTTCAGCACGTTTTGTTATCGGAGGTTGAATGCAGCTTTCTACATAAGTTCAGAGAGGACATGAATATACACAAAAAATGTATTCCCTtgttatgttgagatcacaacttaTCTCATGGTCACTACATAACAAACGTTGTTTAATTGAGACCACGAGATAATCGATAGTACCACGCATCATCCATTTACTTGTTCAGATGCACCATGTAGGATTTAACCACTTCATCGAGGAGCCCTGTGGCTGTATTGGTCACAATGCACTCCTGGGGCATTTAAGCCCCGGCCAATGCCTGACAAGCAGTCCTGTCTCCCAGTCTGTGTACCGCCCCCAAGACCACAGCCAATCGCATGCAAGGAACAACGCAGCTAGCTTGGCTAGTTAGCTGGATCGTCTTACTAGAAAGTTGTCTATGCTGATTGTTAGCTTGCATAACTGATATGTGTATAGTTATAATGGACACTATTTGTTTTGTGGATAATATTTAAATGTACAGTGGATCAACTCCATTCCTGATAGGCTGATCAGATTCAATTTCAGCCTCAGAGGCTGATGAATCTGGATGCTGCCTTTAGAGGCTGTTTCATAGGTCAAGCTCCTTGCAGGCGGATTAGCTGTCGGTGGTTTATAGGTTGATGCATATAATCTAGAGTAGTTGTGCTCTATTCCTGGCAGGCTGGTCAGTTTCTATAGCAGCCTCAGAGCTAGATCAGATTCTATAGCAGCCTCAGAGCTAGATCAGATTCTATAGCAGCCTCAGAGCTAGATCAGATTCTATAGCAGCCTCAGAGCTAGATCAGATTCATTAGTAGCCTCAGAGCTAGATCAGTTTCTATAGCAGCCTCAGAGCTAGATCAGATTCTATAGCATCCTCAGAGCTAGATCAGATTCTATAGCAGCCTCAGAGCTAGATCAGATTCAACAGCAGCCTCAGAGGCTGATAAGTCAGTATGCTGTCTGCAAGGAGCCTTACATATGAAACAGCCTACAGCAGCATCCCGAGAGGCTCAGAGGCAGCATCCCGAGAGGCTCAGAGGCAGCATCCCGAGAGGCTCAGAGGCAGCATCCCGAGAGGCTCAGAGGCAGCATCCCGAGAGGCTCAGAGGCAGCATCCCGAGAGGCTCAGAGGCAGCATCCCGAGAGGCTCAGAGGCAGCATCTCGAGAGGCTCAGAGGCAGCATCCTGAGGCTGCTATTGAATCTGATCAGCCGGTCAGGAATGAAGCTCACCCACTCTGTAAATGTAAATAGCATCCCATAAAACATACAGTGTCCCTTATAGATAAACACATATCAGGTATGCAAGCTAACAACCAGCACAGATAACAAGCTCGCTAGCTGACAGAACTACCTTGCTAGCTCGCTTACTCACTCACAAGACGAGCCAAGTTAGCTGCGTTGTTGCTTGCATGCGATTGGCTGTGGTCTCGGGGGTGGCACAAAGCCTGGTAGACAGGGCTGCCTGTCAGGCATAGTTAAGGGCATAGATGCCCCATTAGCTCTAAAGGGACATTTATCTGGTTCACATTCTAACGTAGAAACTGATAATGATCTCCAAACACAAATGAAAGCATGATGTCAGCATGAAATGTACCATCCCTTAGTGTAGCAGTCAATAAAAACATGGGCTCTGATCCACCGTGGGCTCTGATCCACCGTGGGCTCTGATCCACCAGGGGCTCTGATCCACCAGGGGCTCTGATCCACCAGGGGCTCTGATCCACCAGGGGCTCTGATCCACCAGGGGCTCTGATCCACCGTGGGCTCTGATCCACCGCGGGCTCTGATCCACCGGGGCTCTGATCCACCAGGGGCTCTGATCCACCAGGGGCTCTGATCCACCGTGGGCTCTGATCCACCGCGGGCTCTGATCCACCCCGGGCTCTGATCCACCAGGGGCTCTGATCCACCGGGGCTCTGATCCACCGTGGGCTCTGATCCACCGCGGGCTCTGATCCACCAGGGGCTCTGATCCACCGCGGGCTCTGATCCACCAGGGGCTCTGATCCACCAGGGGCTCTGATCCACCGTGGGCTCTGATCCACCAGGGGCTCTGATCCACCAGGGGCTCTGATCCACTGCAGGCTCTGATCCACCAGGGGCTCTGATCCACCAGGGGCTCTGATCAACTCCTATTTGTAGAGTTTCTCGTCATCTCAACAAAACAACTGTTGTTAAGTAGTGTTcatgacattacgttgtgatctcaacataatgagggggtttgtagtgttcatgacataagtagtgatctcaacataatgagggggtttgtagtgttcatgagttgtgatctcaacataatgagggggtttgtagtgttcaggacattacgttgtgacctcaacataatgagggggtttgtagtgtt from Oncorhynchus nerka isolate Pitt River unplaced genomic scaffold, Oner_Uvic_2.0 unplaced_scaffold_1902, whole genome shotgun sequence includes these protein-coding regions:
- the LOC135567635 gene encoding centrosomal protein of 76 kDa-like — translated: MSLPPEKASELKQIIHNHLIKMNIHRKIRDVLAETVREDLDPGHSSLSEEDFLRALQRRGIVDDVMKDLHFSKGL